Proteins encoded in a region of the Burkholderia ubonensis subsp. mesacidophila genome:
- a CDS encoding esterase/lipase family protein, with amino-acid sequence MRQEEVVAFRADDGHGCNLIHVRGASRPTKEPILLVHGAGVRADIFRPPNDTTFVDALIDEGYDVWLENWRASIDLPPCQWTLDDAALYDHPAAVRKVVELTGAASIKAVVHCQGSTSFMLSAVAGLVPQVDTVVSNAVSLHPQVSWISRLKGRYALPIVGSITDYLNPQWGEHATGVVPNLLKGLVLLTHHECANGVCRFSSFTYGTGFPVLWRHENLSDAVHDWIRQEFANVPISFFRQMTRCLDAGHLVSKLPGLQADPTAQPPKTRARFAFIAGELNDCFKWQSQQATFDWFERHRPNYHELHVLGGYGHLDIFIGKNAARDVFPVLLAALAARH; translated from the coding sequence ATGCGACAGGAAGAGGTTGTTGCGTTTCGCGCTGACGACGGCCATGGGTGCAACCTCATTCACGTCCGCGGCGCCAGCCGGCCGACGAAGGAGCCCATCCTCCTGGTACACGGAGCCGGTGTTCGAGCCGACATCTTTCGTCCCCCTAACGACACGACTTTCGTCGACGCATTGATCGACGAGGGCTACGATGTCTGGCTGGAAAACTGGCGCGCCAGCATCGATCTTCCACCCTGCCAGTGGACGCTGGACGACGCAGCCCTGTACGACCACCCGGCTGCCGTGCGTAAAGTCGTCGAGCTGACGGGCGCGGCTTCGATCAAGGCGGTGGTGCACTGCCAGGGATCGACCAGCTTCATGCTGTCGGCGGTGGCCGGTCTCGTTCCGCAGGTCGACACCGTCGTGTCCAACGCCGTGTCGCTGCACCCGCAGGTTTCGTGGATCTCGCGGCTCAAGGGGCGCTACGCACTGCCCATCGTCGGCTCGATAACCGACTACCTCAATCCTCAATGGGGCGAGCACGCCACGGGTGTCGTGCCGAATCTGCTCAAGGGCCTCGTGCTGCTCACGCACCACGAATGCGCAAACGGCGTCTGCCGCTTTTCCAGCTTTACTTACGGCACCGGATTTCCCGTGCTGTGGCGCCACGAAAATCTCAGCGATGCGGTGCACGACTGGATCCGGCAGGAATTCGCCAATGTCCCGATCTCGTTCTTTCGACAGATGACCCGATGCCTGGATGCCGGCCATCTGGTGTCGAAGCTGCCCGGACTGCAGGCCGACCCGACGGCGCAGCCGCCGAAGACGCGGGCGCGCTTCGCGTTCATCGCAGGCGAGCTCAACGACTGTTTCAAATGGCAGAGTCAGCAAGCCACGTTCGACTGGTTCGAGCGCCACCGGCCGAACTATCACGAACTTCACGTGCTGGGCGGCTACGGTCACCTCGACATCTTCATTGGAAAGAACGCCGCGCGAGACGTGTTTCCCGTCTTGCTCGCGGCACTGGCTGCGCGTCACTGA
- a CDS encoding DUF6765 family protein: MQIDFHHAVTYVAARLGGLPHDQASTVAQAAQYVDDATCDGPLQFDSGERYVRVTSSHKMLDVTKNAEAADNRLVWLPFHFLPGNAAPPPGGTPEEDFLHRLMCKPDSEVARAMVEDCIRRRELPFALHRLGVALHTYVDTWAHQQFVGGRCDLNDLADVGVEDSPAYNGSPAYAEMTGLKQKLAEYLADFLPVGHAAATTFPDLPFIRWHFTRKNGEQVRRDNPTDFLAAARGAFNMVRRYVAGDETLVDVPLPSADETAIDGLLRGTQEIDGEARHQTWIAAIANGMFSFGPVEIAYASQGPTSWKMLALGKDPQDPEAEREETFKFAPAFLTSDWKRFHDAVQYQRLFVLHDLLPRFGLCAS; encoded by the coding sequence ATGCAAATCGACTTCCATCACGCCGTCACCTACGTGGCCGCCCGGCTCGGCGGACTGCCGCACGATCAGGCGAGCACGGTGGCCCAAGCCGCCCAATATGTCGACGACGCAACCTGTGACGGCCCGTTGCAGTTCGACAGCGGCGAGCGCTACGTGCGAGTCACGTCTTCGCACAAGATGCTGGACGTCACGAAGAACGCCGAAGCGGCGGACAACCGCCTGGTCTGGCTGCCCTTCCACTTTCTGCCCGGCAATGCCGCGCCGCCGCCGGGCGGCACACCCGAAGAGGATTTTCTGCATCGGCTGATGTGCAAGCCGGATAGCGAGGTCGCGCGCGCAATGGTCGAGGACTGCATCCGTCGCCGCGAACTGCCCTTTGCGCTGCACCGGCTCGGCGTGGCGCTGCATACCTATGTCGATACGTGGGCGCACCAGCAGTTCGTGGGCGGCAGGTGCGATCTCAACGACCTCGCCGACGTTGGCGTGGAGGATAGTCCCGCTTACAACGGCTCCCCCGCCTATGCCGAGATGACCGGCCTCAAGCAGAAACTGGCGGAATACCTCGCCGATTTCCTCCCGGTGGGACACGCCGCGGCCACGACGTTTCCCGACCTCCCGTTCATTCGATGGCACTTCACGCGCAAGAATGGCGAACAGGTACGGCGCGATAACCCGACCGACTTCCTCGCTGCCGCGCGCGGCGCCTTCAATATGGTTCGGCGCTACGTCGCCGGCGATGAGACGTTGGTGGACGTGCCCCTGCCGAGCGCTGATGAGACCGCAATCGACGGCCTGCTGCGCGGCACCCAGGAGATCGATGGCGAAGCGCGGCATCAGACCTGGATTGCCGCGATCGCCAACGGTATGTTCTCGTTCGGTCCGGTTGAGATCGCCTACGCCAGCCAAGGCCCGACCTCGTGGAAGATGCTCGCCCTCGGCAAGGATCCGCAGGATCCCGAAGCCGAAAGAGAGGAGACTTTCAAATTTGCGCCCGCTTTCCTCACGTCTGACTGGAAACGCTTCCACGACGCAGTGCAATACCAGCGGTTGTTCGTGCTGCACGACCTGCTGCCGCGCTTCGGCCTGTGCGCTTCCTGA